The DNA sequence CGCAGAACCGATTCAACCGCGGCAATGGCGGTGCCTGCTGCAACTTTTGCCGCCTCAACGCTCTTGGGAGAAATGGCCGTGGTATCTTCGTCCAACCAAGCCATTTTGCCCCCCAGATCAAAAATGGTGTCCAGGTAACGAGACGTATGAACGCGTGCCAATTGGGTACGGCTCGCTTTGGCTCCGGTTCTAAACTGAACCCGAGGGATTAGATGGGAATCGAGGTGCTCCTTGATTGCTGTCAACCGGCCCGGATGCTCGGGGTAGTCCCACTTATAATCCAGCTTGGCCAGGATCTGTTTGACACGGCGTTCTAATCGGCCCGGCAAAAAATTTTGTTCGATTTCGGGCGAGTGTTGAAGAGTTCTTTTGTCGTAGAACGCAATAATCGGGAGGGCAGCGGTCAAATCGTCATCTCCAAAGCGATGTTGCGACTATTGATGTTATGAGTATCATAGACGCACTGGTTAAATAGATCAATGCCGAGCGGGAGAGCCAAGCTGAATGAGTAAGTCAACCATCAAGGAAGCCGATCATAACGTCGATTTCGCGACATTACAGGATGTCTGGCGATCGCGCGGGTATGGCAATCTGTTGGACATCGGTCCGAATGGTTACACGGTTTATGAAGAGACCAGCGTTAGCTGTCTGCCTGTTTTTGAAGGTTCATTGGACGAACTGGCCGAACACTACGTCGACCTACAGGTTTCGCCGCGCGGGCAGGCATTCAGTGCACGCCGGGCTGTGGGCTTGACACGACATGGCTTTCGCCGTCTCAATGCGTTGCCACATGGCTGCACTGTGGCTGATGCAGAAAGACGGTTCGATCCTGAATACAACTTCGAGGTTTTCTGGCACACGTTTGCTGAACACTACGCTTTGTTTGAATTGAAGGGAGTCGATTGGCAGTCTATGTACTCGACCTACCGCCCTATGGTTGACGCGGAGACTGGACACCGCCGTTTGTTTCAGATCTTCGTAGAAATGTTGAGGCCGCTGAGTGATGGACATGTCCAATTACACACGACCTGCGGCCACTTCAACGCCGGCGCAGCCGTGCCTCTACACGACCGGCTGGCGGCCGAGTTGGACAAGGCGGATGATGCACGCGAGGTCTCGTCCTATCTTGCAGAGCTTCGCGAATGGCTGCTGGATACGATTCGAGAAGACTATCTCCAATCTCGCTCACGACGATCCGGCAGCCGCCACCTGGAATGGGGACAGCTCGATGATGCCACCGGATACCTTGCCATCCGTGCCATGGCCGGGCTATCGGGTCATGTGGGCCAACCCCGGCTCGATTTGCAGGCGGTGGATGCAGCCATGGAGCAAGTGATGGAGGAAATGGGCCATCTTGCCACGCTGGTTGTCGATTTGCGGGGCAACGGCGGAGGCTATGACGCAGTGGCTCTGCGACTGGCCTCTTATTTGACGGATCGCAAACGATTGGCCTTCAGCAAATCGGCACGCCACGGTACAAGCTATACGGGTAAGCAGAACGTTTACGTCGAACCGCGGGCAGACAGGCGATACGCGGGCCGACTGGTCATTCTGACCAGCGGCCTGACCGCGAGCGCTGCCGAGGTCTTCGTCCTGGCGCTGTTGCAACACCCACGTCTTACTCTGATTGGCGAGCCAACTCATGGGATTCTGTCCGACGCCATGGAGCGCCATCTTCCCAATGGATGGTTCATGAGCTTGTCCAACGAGATCTATCAGGCTTTCGACGGAGAACTGTACGAGAACGACGGGATTCCACCGCACGTCGAAATCCCGTTCCTGGATCAGCGCAACCGCGAAGCAGGACGCGACCCCATGTTGGATTTTGTAATGGACATATCGCCGTAAATGCGCAGCACAAGGGATCGCAACAGTGGTCTACCTCATTATTGTCTGGCTCTCAACCGTTCTGGTTGATACGTTCGAGACCATCAGTGAATACGATTTGGCACCATTTCGTATTGTGCGTACACCTGCGACGCCGCGGTTGACTCGTTTTATTTCGGTTAATGGCTAAAATTAGTATAAATATCGATGATTCATTTAAATCGACTGGTGGAGAAAGATGTCCCGTGGCGCCTACGTGGAGAAACAACTCAAAGCACAAATAGACGAATGGAACGCGAAGCTGGATCAGTGGGAGGCCAGAGCACGAGAGGCGGAGGCCAAAACAAAGATCAGTTACGAGGAACGCCTGAGCAAATTACGTCAACAGAGAGACAATGCCCAGAGCAAGCTGGAAGAATTGCAATCTGCGGGCGAAAAAGCTTGGGAAGATCTGAAAAGCAGCGCAGAGAAGACGTTCGCCAATTTGCGAGCCGGCATCGAGCGTGTATCCTCACATTCCCA is a window from the Gimesia benthica genome containing:
- a CDS encoding sll1863 family stress response protein, whose translation is MSRGAYVEKQLKAQIDEWNAKLDQWEARAREAEAKTKISYEERLSKLRQQRDNAQSKLEELQSAGEKAWEDLKSSAEKTFANLRAGIERVSSHSQ
- a CDS encoding S41 family peptidase, whose amino-acid sequence is MSKSTIKEADHNVDFATLQDVWRSRGYGNLLDIGPNGYTVYEETSVSCLPVFEGSLDELAEHYVDLQVSPRGQAFSARRAVGLTRHGFRRLNALPHGCTVADAERRFDPEYNFEVFWHTFAEHYALFELKGVDWQSMYSTYRPMVDAETGHRRLFQIFVEMLRPLSDGHVQLHTTCGHFNAGAAVPLHDRLAAELDKADDAREVSSYLAELREWLLDTIREDYLQSRSRRSGSRHLEWGQLDDATGYLAIRAMAGLSGHVGQPRLDLQAVDAAMEQVMEEMGHLATLVVDLRGNGGGYDAVALRLASYLTDRKRLAFSKSARHGTSYTGKQNVYVEPRADRRYAGRLVILTSGLTASAAEVFVLALLQHPRLTLIGEPTHGILSDAMERHLPNGWFMSLSNEIYQAFDGELYENDGIPPHVEIPFLDQRNREAGRDPMLDFVMDISP